Below is a genomic region from Streptomyces sp. NBC_00461.
GATCGCCGCGCCGCGCGCCAGCCAGCGCAACGCGGCCAAGACGGAACTCGAACCCGCGCTCTACAACGACACCGGCGCGAGCGGCCTGAGGGCCCAGCTGGAGGCCATCGGGCACTCCTTCAGCCTCAACCCCGAGATCGGCGCGGCCACGGGCGTCCAGCGGCTGCCCAACGGGAAGTGGCTGGCCGCCGCGGAGAAGGTACGACGGGGCGGCGGATCGGCGATGGTGGTGCACCCGGCTCCGTGATCAGAGTTCGGGGGCGGTCGGCAGGTCCTCCGTGCGGAAGGCCAGCCGGCCGTCCTCGACGTCCACCGTCACCCGGCCGCCCTCGCCGACCCGGCCGTCGAGCAGCAGCCGCGACAGCCGGTTGTCGACCTCGCGCTGGATGGTGCGGCGCAGCGGGCGGGCACCGTACTCGGGCTGGTAGCCGCGCTCGGCGAGCCAGTCGACAGCCGGGTCCGTGAACTCCACCGTGACGCCCTGTGCCTGCAGCAGACGGCGGGTCCTCTCCAGCAACAGGTTGGTGATCCGGCGCAGTTGGTCGCCGGTGAGCTGGCGGAAGACGACGATCTCGTCGATGCGGTTGAGGAACTCGGGCCGGAAGTGCTCGCGCAGGGGGCGGAGGATCTGCTCGCGCCGCGCCTCCTCGTCGGCGTCGGCGCCGCCCGCTCCGAAGCCGATGCCGGCGCCGCGCCGGGTGATCGCCTCGGAGCCGAGGTTGCTGGTCATCACGATGACCGTGTTGGTGAAGTCGACCGTGCGGCCCTGGGAGTCGGTGAGCCGCCCGTCGTCGAGCACCTGGAGCAGGATGTTGAAGACGTCCGGGTGCGCCTTCTCGACCTCGTCGAGCAGGAGGAGCGAGTACGGGTGGCGTCGTACGACCTCGGTGAGCTGGCCGGCCTCCTCGTGGCCGACGTAGCCGGGCGGGGCGCCGACCAGCCGGCTGACGGTGTGCCGTTCCTGGTACTCGCTCATGTCCAGGCGGACCATGCGCTCCTCGCTGCCGAACAGGGCCTCGGCGAGTGCGCGGGCCAGCTCGGTCTTGCCGACGCCGGTCGGACCGAGGAAGAGGAAGCTGCCGATCGGCCGGTCGGGGCTCGCGAGCCCGGCGCGGGAGCGCATGACCGCCTCGGCGACCACGTCGACGGCCTCCTCCTGTCCGACGACCCGCTCGTGCAGGTGCTCCGCCAGGCGAAGCAGCTTCTCCTTCTCCTCCTGGGTGAGGCTGCTGACCGGGATGCCCGTCTGCCGGGACACCACCTCGGCGATCGCCTCGGCGGTCACCTCCAACTGCCCCTCGTCGGCCTCGTCACCACCCGAGGTGTCCGCGATCCGCACCTTCAACTCGGCGATACGATCGCGCAGTTGAGTCGCCGTCTCGTACTTCTCGTCGGCGACCGCCTGGTCCTTGTCGCAGGTCAGCTGCTCGATCTCGCGCTCCAGGGCCCGTACGTCCGTGCCCTTCGTGCGTGCCCGCAGCCGTACCCGGGCTCCGGCCTGGTCGATCAGGTCGATGGCCTTGTCGGGCAGCCGGCGGTCGGTGAGGTAGCGGTCGGACAGCTCGACCGCGGCCACCAGGGCCTCGTCGGCGTAGCGGACCTGGTGGTGGGCCTCGTAGCGGTCGCGCAGCCCGCGCAGGATCTCGATGGTGTCCGGCACGGACGGTTCGGGCACCAGGATCGGCTGGAAGCGGCGGGCCAGCGCCGCGTCCTTCTCGATCCGGCGGAACTCCTCCAGCGTGGTGGCGCCGACGATGTGCAGCTCGCCGCGGGCGAGGGCCGGCTTCAGGATGTTCCCGGCGTCCATCGCCCCGCCCTCGCCACCGCCTCCGGCGCCGACGACGGTGTGCACCTCGTCGATGAAGACGATCAACTGGTCGGAGTGGGCCCGGATTTCACCGACGATGTTGTTCAGACGTTCCTCGAAGTCACCCCGGTAGCGGGTGCCGGCGACGACCCCCGTCAGGTCGAGGGCGACGACCCGCCGCCCGATCAGCACGTCGGGCACGTCCCCGTCGGCGATGCGCTGCGCGAGCCCCTCCACGATGGCGGTCTTGCCGACGCCCGCGTCGCCGATGAGCACCGGGTTGTTCTTGCCGCGTCGCGACAGCACCTCGATGGTCTGCTCGATCTCCTCGTCCCGCCCGATCACCGGGTCGATACGGCCCTGCCGGGCCAGCTCGGTGAGGTCGCGACCGTACTTGTCCAGGGTGGGCGTGCCCGTGGCGCGGGAGTGCTCGGCCCGGCTCTGGGCGGTGTCCGCCGCCTCGGGCGGCCCGGTGGGCGCGAAACGGGCCGAGTTGAGGATGTGCCCGGCGGCCGAGTCGGGGTTCGCGGCCAGGGCGCTGAGGACGTGCTCGGGGCCGATGTAGCCGGCTCCGCTCGCCCGCGCCAGGTCGTGGGCGTCGAGGAGGGCACGCTTGACCGCGGGGGTTAGGGAGAGCGAGGTGGGCGCAGGCGCCTCCTCCGGCGTGTGCTGGGCAGGGCCGGAGCGCTCGTCGATCTCCGACGCCAGTGAGTCGGGGTCTGCGCCGGCCCGGCTGAGCAGACTCCGGGTCGGCTCGCTGGAGAGCGCGGCACGCAGCAGATGCTGGGTGTCGAGGTCCCGGCTGCCGTGCTCGGCCGCATACTGGGCGG
It encodes:
- a CDS encoding ATP-dependent Clp protease ATP-binding subunit, which translates into the protein MTSGFSGPEGYDAFGEFLARFFGGPRQGPRQIDIGRLLSQPARELVRGAAQYAAEHGSRDLDTQHLLRAALSSEPTRSLLSRAGADPDSLASEIDERSGPAQHTPEEAPAPTSLSLTPAVKRALLDAHDLARASGAGYIGPEHVLSALAANPDSAAGHILNSARFAPTGPPEAADTAQSRAEHSRATGTPTLDKYGRDLTELARQGRIDPVIGRDEEIEQTIEVLSRRGKNNPVLIGDAGVGKTAIVEGLAQRIADGDVPDVLIGRRVVALDLTGVVAGTRYRGDFEERLNNIVGEIRAHSDQLIVFIDEVHTVVGAGGGGEGGAMDAGNILKPALARGELHIVGATTLEEFRRIEKDAALARRFQPILVPEPSVPDTIEILRGLRDRYEAHHQVRYADEALVAAVELSDRYLTDRRLPDKAIDLIDQAGARVRLRARTKGTDVRALEREIEQLTCDKDQAVADEKYETATQLRDRIAELKVRIADTSGGDEADEGQLEVTAEAIAEVVSRQTGIPVSSLTQEEKEKLLRLAEHLHERVVGQEEAVDVVAEAVMRSRAGLASPDRPIGSFLFLGPTGVGKTELARALAEALFGSEERMVRLDMSEYQERHTVSRLVGAPPGYVGHEEAGQLTEVVRRHPYSLLLLDEVEKAHPDVFNILLQVLDDGRLTDSQGRTVDFTNTVIVMTSNLGSEAITRRGAGIGFGAGGADADEEARREQILRPLREHFRPEFLNRIDEIVVFRQLTGDQLRRITNLLLERTRRLLQAQGVTVEFTDPAVDWLAERGYQPEYGARPLRRTIQREVDNRLSRLLLDGRVGEGGRVTVDVEDGRLAFRTEDLPTAPEL